In Notolabrus celidotus isolate fNotCel1 chromosome 5, fNotCel1.pri, whole genome shotgun sequence, the genomic window GATGCCACAGTAGACATGCCTTGTTATACCTAAGATCTAAACCTAGCACTACTGTCAACTAGCATATCATACTTCAGCATATAACTTTCACTTTTTAGGGTGAAACTAGTTCAAGGTTTAGGTCTCTGGACCTTTTTCTACAATGATTGAAGGAGAAACATGTATAGATTTTTGAATTAGCTTTTAATCTGGGCAGCCACAACTGCCTGATAAAAGTGCCTTAAatgatttttcttctttggaAGTAACTTTAGGTGCTCTGACAGCCCTGCTGTTGGAGCAGTTAGGAGTTCAttgaagaggaaaaaggaggtTTATATTTACTATAAAGTATGTGCAGACACATTTTATTGAAGTAAAACTCATAACGTCATATAAGCAGTTCAACAGTGACAGCTTGTCGGGTTGTTCTGATTAACAATTTGATGAAGAACTTCAAGAAATAGTCACACTTTTCTTTTCTACTGGTTTCAGCTTGTCTGTTTCGAATTACAATAATTCACTTTTTACTCTCTATGAAGGAGAAATGCTAAATCTTCCTAAAATCCTTGAGTAGTATTATTGAAACCGTACCCTGCATTCAGTGTCGAAAGATGAACCTCTCTTCAATAGGGAGGAAACTCAGCATGCAAAAATGCTCGTAACTAACCGAGCCTTTGCATGAAAACTGGAGGATTTGGGGATTGAGAGTGAAGTAAAATTGATAGTGTGTGAAAGAGCTGAggggggaaagagaaagaaggagaagcaACAGACTCGGTAGCAGTGTTGTGAGACGCTTTTTTGAGAAGGAGCCATCCTGTTTCCTATTGCAGTAATCGTTTTGCTCTCTCTGAATCTTTGCTTGACCTTGGACTAATTCATGCATTACTCTATATAATCCATGCATGTGAAAAATATTCAATCTTTCAGTGCATTCATACACAAATATGACGTTAGTAACACAATTTCTAAGTAAactggcattttaacatttcagcatGTGTTTAACGCCTCACTGACATGTGAAAGAATCCAGCATGTATTGATTCAACACTAAAAGAGAGATCAGACCCGTGAATTTGTTCCGGGTATTATTCAAACACTCTAGAGACGTTAATTTTATCCCTTGTATTTTATGAATGATTCCATATTGATCACTGTTGCTTGAGAAAACAGTATTTTGCCCAGGAGGGCCCATTACACTGAAATCCAGAATCCAGAGGGGAAGCAGTGCAGAAAAGCTGCAGATGTGAACAAATTGTCTCCCTCTAGtgtcctcttctcttttctgctttttttttctttctcaaagCTAAAGCACCTCTCAGagtgcagggggggggggggagagccAAAAGGAAACATGCATAATTGACAGGCCTATTTCAGGAATTAGCCACCCACCTAACCGCATGTCTACCTGCTCTTTCATCCTCTCTGGAATTACTCAGGATTTTATAAAAGTCTCTTTCAGCCATAAAGCAACGTTTGATAGTTAACAGATGGGTTTAATGAACACGCTTGTTGTCATCACTGATTTGTATGTTTTCCAAATGGTGGCTGTGTTTTCACCTTGCTGAGTAATAATGACATGTCAGGATTGCTGGGAATGTGCACAAGCTTGGTACAATTGTCATCACACAGAGAAACTGTTTGAAGTCAGATCAGTAGGCAGGATGTTCTGGTGATGAGTGATTTCTCTCCCCCTTATTATGCCCTCTGTTACTACGCAGATGAGTTAATTAAGCTGAGCCAGAGGCTATGCACTAGCATTCCAGGTAGATGTGCTGCTGTGATATTCAGACATCCTCgttattaaaaaattaaacGGTAATATTGAGCTTTTGAATATCTTTAATGGGTAATGCTCCTGAAAGCTTGCAAATTATCCTAGCAAATGTAAAAATTTGATATTTCCTGGAGACAAGTGCGCAAAAACACCTCAAGGTAGCATAAAAAATAGCTTGTAGTTGCCCAAAGGATCACTGATTTTTTTAAGCATTGCAAAATATCCTAAGCAAAATCccacagtgtttcatttctagTGCAACACATAATTCTCCACTGACAATACTAAGCAATTCGATGTGCATTTTTGACCTCATCTCTAAAACCTCATTTGCATGTGGGGCTCTTCAGACCAATCAGGCTCAAGCACAAGTGGAAGATGACGACATCATTTACCTGCTCCACTGGGCTGGGAGATAAGCTCGTGCCCCTGCTGCTCCCCGGGAtgttctgtctgctgtttggaCGACTCAGGAGAGAGAGCTGTGTGTTACAGATGATGACGAGTGGCATTAAAGCAGCGCGAGGAGCCATCCCATCACCTGTacaggcagcagaggagagagagatgtgcgTGTTGGCCTTTAGGAGAGCTTTGACGAGGCAGAGGAAGGTTCACACAGGCTGCATGTGAAACTGTCCCTGTCGTGTAAGTCCTATTGAATTTATGGGAGTGTATCTTtaattcaacctttattttaatctttacagTAGCCTACTTACTAGCAGGTATCCGTGAAAGGAGTTCAATAAAAGCTATATAGCGAatcgtggtcaggtgtcagctacATGGCTCAGGGCTTACAACGGGGCTTGTGTATTACGCCACGCCCCCTTTCCCAACACCTGTTTAAAAGTTTCCGGTGCAACAGCCCGCGAAAACGGGAGTAgacaacaatttttttttcctaactttatttaaatttgacatgacatgacattatTGCACATCGTAGCCTATAAATTATATGGCGTAATGTTGAAATATCCGGGGTGTTTTCCAGACAACAGTTACAGTATCTATTAtaaggtacaaataaagtagcaaaatattaaagctggggtcggtagtcagatttagatacattttttgttatactggttaaaattatctttatgtcccgatggcaatcgatacataatgtgttcttcagacggagtaaacctgggaaaacaccaaccaatccctgcctttgggagccaaaatatgaaaccaatcaaaccccgtcctgccattctgcccacctcctgcgcgtacatttcttgtttgtttgtgtttttaacattcactatgataatgttttggtgttttccacagactgtataaaatatggacgtagtatccgtgacgtcacccatctgtttctgaaagcaCTGttagcactgttttgaagccaatcttcgtcagccatattgctgctgtcaagcgattgtgaggtaaagaggtgggctttgagcctcctagccaacagctacagtgttcccgcctgtcaatcaagtcagctgtgccgcTCATTGAAAGACTTGTAAATCTCAAtaccttcgaaattgccgcgttagaaaaaaattcacccccaatacagtgtgtgccgatcaagaaatgagctatccagactacactcgtcttttgtaccaggctgtaaacatgtttatcaatgctgtaaagatcggcttttttgaattggtgtttatgtggtttccggtacttccggagccagcctcaagtggatcctcgatgaactgcagtttttttttcccgcattggactcatatttttagacctgaagttgccgcttggtgtaaaCTTTCATATTTACAATTTTGCAAACTAAAATAAAGTAATTTGTATGCATTTTCTGTAGAATGTGTTTATAGAAATGAATGAAGGAACAATTTTTGTTTCCACCGTCAAAATAGCgttaaataaattacaaataggGTAGCTCAGATATGCTAGCTAagcttttttaaatcagtttatTCTTGATTAGATTGTTGCTCATATGTCAGTATATGCATAAAACAATGACTAGGTGATAGTTTCTAAAGTATTCTcgattatattttttaacatgctgcgtctgaaaaaaaaaaaaattattctgACGCATTCTAAACTATAACAGTGTAAACAAAATTTGGTCAATGAAACGCTTGCTTTAATTTCCTCCCCTGTAACATGACTTTAAGTCAGCAAGTTATAAACCTTACTTAAATGCTGTAAAGAGTCATCATTGTCTAAGGCAAGCCCTCTTACAGTTCTATATTATCACAGGAAACAGGTTtaagcagaaacaaacagccCTCTTGTAGCCATTCCATTAAAAGCTTTTTATACAATCATAAGGAGAAAATCCTAAGTTTGTACGTtatatttatgaaaacaaagaagGTGTAGACACACTTATTGATGCATGATGCCTGTATCATTGATACATGGAAACTTAAGCTCCCAGAAGagttatcttttctttttgtaatcCATTTCTTTATATGAATGCATACGGTGCTCTCTGTCGTCTgggtcagtctttgtttttccaccagccaattctctctccctccctttttgCTTTATTTCTTCCCTAACTGGCTGCCACCATATATTCTCTCAGTTGCCAACCACTTCTTATTCTGCAACCACTGACCTTAACAGTGACCTTGCCTTGTCTGTGCCATTGAGAGGAGAGCCAGAGATACCATATCCTCAGCCTCCCCCCTCTATGCTGCAGGCTAGATTTTTTGCGTGTCTCATCAGTCTTCTGGCTGCTGGAGTagccttgttttatttttatttttttcacattcttACACATTTTGCTTTTCATCTGATCACTGCCACAGCTGGAAAACATTGCTCTCGAGCACAAAGGGATGGTGAGCCTTGGCATATAGACCCAAGCTGTCAATACAGATTAGGTTTATCAGATAAACTTTATCTGCAACATTGGAGCGTCCTTTGGTTGGGGAGCAGCCTAATTCTGGGGTACAATTGTTACTGTGACGCAGGCTCTAAGGAGGGGGAAATTGGCAGCCATTGTTTTGGCCAAAAGCAGACTGAAGTGGCCCTTTCAATGCATGTCACCCTTTATATCAGCTTGTTTGTAGGCCCTGGTATGACTGGGTGTGCATTACAACTGAAGGTTGCTGGTTATCCAAAATACTTCTACAATTTTCCTGCCTGTGTCTGCAAAAAGTTTCCCTTGAATGTGGGATGCTATCCTGCCCTTGCTCTCAGTTTGTTTGCTAGTGCAATGTTCAGTGAGAAACCTGTAATTCTATAAAACTTGTAAAAAAATTTTTACAATTGGCgtaatgtttgtattttctttttatattgaATTTCCTTAGAGTACTGAATATATTGATGTAACATATACATTTGCATATCAAAATTATTTCAGTATTTGAAAAAGCAGTGTCTCTGTCCCTTTATAAATACAatctttttcattaaaaataaaaaggctgtGTTGTAGTTTCTGCTAAACTTTATTTTCAAAGTAGTTTTATTTAgcttgttaaccctcctgttatgttgcgggtcacatttaccctttttaaagtctattttaggtaatatatgccttccaaaccagctaaatgcagcataaaaatctgggcagcatgtggcaGAAGAGGTTATCAACATAacttcataaagaaaaaaaaaattaaattcaaagtgtaaaataaacaaaaatctatgtcgcGTTAAACTATTGTAcctatatttagggctttccgaTGTACATtacaaaagttttaacattaattttaatgaaaaatgagtgagttatcctcattgaaccatgatctgtgagaattaaagaacaccagtggactaaatcttgatttaaatggttagtaatggagttaataattagatttaaacattattgctgttccagagaaacgaacataacaggagagttaagCTTAACATCCTTTAAGTCGATAAGAGATGGTTGTTGTTAGGCGATATCCTGGCAGGTACCCCataaaatgacacaaaaagacaGCAAAACATGCTGAAGCTGTCATAATGCATCTGAAAACAATAAGCAACACGTTTCAGCATATGATGCATTTTattcaaaatcaaaacagtgGTTCAATGATTGACATGTTGAAATTTTACGTCCTGTGATTGCTGTaatttgacatgttttggtTTAATAAGAGGTTGAAGGAGGGGGTGTATTTGAGACAACTGAAGGCATTTTTTCCCCCCTAGAATGGTAAGGGGCGTCTAACATCCTGGTGGAGACAGTCATTTGCAATGTATTTGGGACACCCATTCATTTCTGTCCCATCACCACAAGAGGGCACTTTGAGCACGTATAATCAAAAGAGAAACTGATgtcatttgtgtttatgtgtctctgtgtgtattcaTGCAGGAGGTGCACAGTGGCAGgcctcttgtgttttcttttaaggAGTGGTGAGTTTAAAGAAATCACACTCAGGTTCACCACCTACAGCACAGAGACTCTCTGGCTGCTCTTACTGAAGGGAATGATTACTGAAGGGTAACGGCTAAAATGCTGTTTTCTGGACTCCCTGTTATTTCTGTAGACAGTTTGAGAAAAAAGGGTTCAGTTCCAGACTGAGTCCTAGAACCTGTCAGCTTGGTTGTGAGCCGGTTTAGTGAGCGTTTCATTGCAAATGTGATCAAGATACATGAGGTAAAAAAAGCATAATCACCTGCATTAAAACTATAATAGACAATGTGATGTAAATCCTGTGATATGTCGTTAGTAATCCAATAGAGACTTAAAGGTATAGCAACACAACAGGGCAGAGGGGTTACCAGTGAAAGAGGAGTACACTGACGGTGAGTCTTATCGAGTGTGGCTGAAAGCATGAAAGAGAGCAGCTCACTCAGAACAAGCCGGGGTTGAGGGATGAAGAGGGGAGGCATGGCAGCAGTAAATGATGCTAGCCCTCTACACCTTGTCAGTTATTAGGAGACGccagaagagaaactgacaAAGCTTTGTGTTGTCTACAGAGAAAATAATTGGCAAGCAGGCCAGCTCACCACTGGCACCTAAAGAACTTGGAAAAGATGTTTTAAAGTTCTGCAGCTAAAGGGAAGAAGGAAGATGAAATATATATGTTTGTCCTGCCTTTTTTTATGAAGATAAATGCTTGTAAGAACTGAAATATATGAGAGCAGCAACACTGCAACCAATCAACAGAGAGTGATGATGTGTGTGGCTTTGAAAAAAACTCAACAATACAAAAATGGTAcagatggaaataaaaaaaaaccttgtgaTTCATCTCAGGTTTGTCTTCTGATTCCACATTAGGACTTAAGGGGAAAATGAAATAGCTGTCTATATTTGcatgaaataaatttagagaaaTTGAGGGGGGAACAAAAACTAAGTTCACTTTCTTTGAGCCCTGAATCATGCAGCACAAAAACCAcaagttttgtttctgttgtggCTTCTGTTACGAATCTATAAATACTCCAAATTCATTTTGCAGGTGCTCTCATTTCCTCTGTGAAGCATGgtgtgttctcttttttcattatttcattatgttgtttttatttagtacatttcaaaataatattaaagCATTTCTTAAACCATTCAACTACTGTTGATTTCTCTCACACAACTTTGTAATCATGAACCCTTTTTTGGTCACTTACATGTGTTTAACACCTCATATCCACTTACACATGTCCATGGTGGCGAGTCCATAGGATTATCATTCCTATGGTTATCTAATATTTCTATCCAGAATTTTGCCTTAAGTATGTAACTCTTTCTGAGAGGCTGTAAGACAGTTTGCTAGCTTATAGCTATTTCCCTCAATTCAGTTTCTTATGGTGATGGTCAAGTGAGTTTGTATGGCTTAATTTAACTTCTTAATGTAGTTTTAACAAATTCTGGATCtaattaatgttgttttgctgAGATATAGTTATGGTAGTGTTTCAAGCACATATTCCAAACTACTGAATGGCCGAAAATTGTCAAAATTAGCTACTCCCCCTATAGCTTCAGGTAATTTCGATCAGGTTTTGAGCCGTCCACAAGGAAGTGCACTTCCATACATTGGACACCAGAGGGACCATACATGTATTTGCATATCTACAGACATTAGTGGCATACCCAGGGAGAAATGAGGCACAGGTGTGGCCCAGTTTGTATTATATTAGATGTGTATGTATGTCATTGGTGGCTCACACTTCTCTGTGCCACACAAACCCCTGAGGATACTCTGGGTTCAGTGTTTCTGTATGTCACATGTTCTGAGTTCTCCTCAGGACATCTATGAATTAATACAAAAAGTATACTTTCTACTTTGCTAGTATCTATATGTGTCTGCATGCAGCAGGTGACTGAGTTTtacaaaaagttttttttcctaTCCACCTACAGATAAGATTTTGTTTTTTAGCTGCAGGTGACTGTGAAGCACGTTATGACTGGAATGAGTGAGTTTGTGCTTCCTCTTACTAAGTAAATACTTACCTGAAAGCACTGAATCTGAAAACATCACTGTTCATGAGTTTGATTTATATAAACTTATATAGCTCCAACTGGGACATCATCAATGTTAAAGACTGAGGAGAGGTGTTGATGAATACAAAAGAACAGTCATGCAgtaaaaagtgaataaaatgtgtcaaaagaagagcagttaaagaaaaaaaatcacacagtcATCATAGAGTGACACCtcagcacattttatttcacttaattCTTACTTTATCAAAGAAGTCTGTTGAGATGCATTCCCTATATTTTAAGCACCTTTGCATGTtcttcaaaaatataaaacctGTAGGCTGGAACATCCCGCTTATGTACCCCAAATGCAATATGGAATATCTTAACATTTCATCTAAAGAAGCTGAGCATGTCTGAGCTTTAATGCTCTGCAGTAATATAGCATTAGGTTAGCATTCCTGGAACGTTCAATCACCATGCAGATCATTTTCACCAGCGTCACTGAACCATGAAGGACACTTAAGTCTGAGATGTGATCAAAATACAGAAGAAGTACTCAGAGTTTAACAAAGAGAGTGGCACAACATTGTCCAGTTGTTCCCCTTTGCTTCAAATCAGTGCTTATTTTAGAGTCATTACAAGTTTCTTATGTACACCCTGTTCCCAGTGTAAACTGCTACTCTGCTtagagagaaagggagacagGCAAGCAGGCATAAAGGACATCTTTTCAAATGGGTAAAAGGCTCATAATATGTCAATCCAATATTTTACTTATTCCCTTTATTAGAAGCCAATGCATTGACATGAATTTAAGAGATATACTACCAAGACAGCAGCAGTCAAATCAAGACAAtagttgttgaaaaaaaatgggAAAATGCAAAAGTAGATTTGTTTGCATGTCACAGCGATCTCTTGGTTAAAACGTGTAGAGTGCATCTGCTCCAGGCAACATTCAGCTCCATGATACCTGAATGTATAGTGCCACCATGTGCTAAGCTAAAATCATTACAACACTGTAAAATAGTAAACTGGACTTTTGTGTTGAGGTTTGGAAAAATGTTCATTCAAAcaggaaatgcatttttttaatatttctttttaCCAAGTATCATTAAAGTAGCATCCTATCAAATGCAATCTAGCAAGAGTTGTGAAACATTTCATAAAGGCTTTGTATTGTAAAGAGCCTTTTGCTGTGACATCTTGCattacatacaaacaacagtcaAACGTCTTGTGCTCACTTTGTTTGTGCTATGGATTCAGGGCAGAACACCATGCTGTCaattgttttctctttgtctttcataGGACTGGTTGCAGAATAAGAAACAGAAGCACCAGGTTGTGCAGGAGGGTATGCAAGGAGCACGTAGCGTGAGCCGGGCTGCTGTTGCTGATGCCACGAGGACTAGAAGGATTCTGCCGTCTCACACTCCTCGTGCGAAGCGTGgttgttctctttgtttgtgtggtgGAGCTCTCTGTTGTGATGTAGCGGCCTGTTGCAGGAGTCGTGTCAGCTCTGTTGGGAGTTGAAGTAATGAAGCTGGTGTCAGAAACTGAGGAGATGTCAGTAGTGTGGAGGGAATCAGCAGTTGTGCCAGAGACAAGATGGGAATCAGGATGTAGCATATGCTCTGCAACAGAAAGGTGGTTGATAGTTCGGTGTTTGCCTGTGCTTCTTGGTGCTAAGGGGCTGATGGGAGTGGTTCTAAAGTTATTGTGCTGGGTGTTCAGAATCTCTTCCGAGGTGTTGGGAGTGCTCAGCATAGATGAGACAGACAAGTACCACCAATCAGTGACGCTGGCTTCTTCTGGAGGCATGGAGCCCTGGTCCTGAGCACTTGCTGCCAAGGGGGGGAGGTTGTAGGAGGCAAAGTGCCACCCTCCAGTCCTGCTAGGGCGCAACTCTCCGCAGACAGGCTGGGTGTGGCAGGGGCAGCCCAGGATGTGTACAGGGGTGCGCTGCGACCAAGAGAGTAGGTAGGCGACATCCGCGTAAAGATGGCAGTCCCATGGGTTATCCCCAAGGGTAATGACTTTAAGTGACACCAACTTGTCAAACAATCCATATGGCAGCGAGGCAAAGCTGTTAGCATGCAGATAAAAATGGGTTAGCCTGATAAGCCGGTCCAGAGAGCCAGCTAGCACCTTTACGAGTAAGTTGTGGGACAGGTCGATAGTCTCCAATTGTGCAGGCAAGTTGGTGGGTAAAGTCCGGAAGTGATTGTGGCTCAGGTTGAGCATGCACAGATTGATCAGGGTGTTGTTAATGAAGATGGCCCGCTCAAGCTTGTTGTAAGAGAGGTCAAGCATACGCAGGTTCCACTGGTAGACCGTGTCATTCTTGTCCAGTAGCTGGAGCCGGTTGAAGGAGGCGTAGAGGTTCCAGAGAGATCGAGGCAAGCCAGTTGGCAGGTGGCTCAGACGGTTGTGAGACAAATCCAGGAAGCGTAGATGGGTGTACGTGGAGAGCTGGCCATCCAGGTTGTGGAACCGGTTGTGGGACAAGTTTAGGGAATGTATATTGTGCTGCAAGCTGACTGGCAACTGTCTCAGACCCCTCCAGGAGCAGTCTACCTCCCGGTGGCTGTGACTACAGGTGCACATAGAAGGGCATACTGCCAGGACTTGCAACCCCAGCGAGAGCACAAGAAGGAGTTCCAGAAGGGCCTCATGAGGGGGGAGCTTCAGCAGCACATGCCTGCTAGcagaaagacacagagacaaggATGTTAGTGTTTGTCTGACAGAACTTCCTGGTGGTGACCTTGTCTTGGAATAGACAGCACTGTAACTCTGTCTAATCTCGGATAAAGTCCTGTATTTCAAGATGATCAAACCCACACGTGCAGAGACATCACAtcattgttttacttttatatttgtGCAGGAATGTGGATGTTTCACTCTAATTGGCGGATTACCATGTGGTTTGTATGTTTCACCATTTCTTTAAGTGTAGGAATTATGCTGTTCTGGTCTTGTTTTCTTGGTCTTGattctgtctctgctctcttgGTCATGACTGGTTCAATTATAGGTGGTCCTAGAACTTGTGGACACACTGTGGAAGTAGAAGTGATGCCTGCAGTGTGCTTTGAAAGTGATCATGGGAACATATCTCTGTCTGCCAGAGATGCAGTAACTGCAGTGCTGAATAAAAACTTGTTTCATCTTTTCTGTGAAGCTCCACCCTCTGCTGagatctctctccctctctctctctctctctctctctctctctctctctctctctctctctctctctctctctctcttactgtaTTGTGCATTCACAGAAGGCTGCTTAATGTTTGCTGCACATCACTGCATTGCTTGCagatacacacattcacattgaACTTACTCCTCTGACCCTGCAGGATGCCTGCAGGAAGGTTTTAAAAGAGTCTGTGCAGAGCTATTGAAAGAAATACATGTACTGTATAGTTACACTTTCCATAGAGAGTCAAAATGTGTCCTTTTCTGTAACTGATAAACATTTGACCTGGTCTGTAGGAAGATA contains:
- the LOC117812575 gene encoding oligodendrocyte-myelin glycoprotein-like isoform X1, which gives rise to MRSRHVLLKLPPHEALLELLLVLSLGLQVLAVCPSMCTCSHSHREVDCSWRGLRQLPVSLQHNIHSLNLSHNRFHNLDGQLSTYTHLRFLDLSHNRLSHLPTGLPRSLWNLYASFNRLQLLDKNDTVYQWNLRMLDLSYNKLERAIFINNTLINLCMLNLSHNHFRTLPTNLPAQLETIDLSHNLLVKVLAGSLDRLIRLTHFYLHANSFASLPYGLFDKLVSLKVITLGDNPWDCHLYADVAYLLSWSQRTPVHILGCPCHTQPVCGELRPSRTGGWHFASYNLPPLAASAQDQGSMPPEEASVTDWWYLSVSSMLSTPNTSEEILNTQHNNFRTTPISPLAPRSTGKHRTINHLSVAEHMLHPDSHLVSGTTADSLHTTDISSVSDTSFITSTPNRADTTPATGRYITTESSTTQTKRTTTLRTRSVRRQNPSSPRGISNSSPAHATCSLHTLLHNLVLLFLILQPVL
- the LOC117812575 gene encoding oligodendrocyte-myelin glycoprotein-like isoform X2 produces the protein MRRHVLLKLPPHEALLELLLVLSLGLQVLAVCPSMCTCSHSHREVDCSWRGLRQLPVSLQHNIHSLNLSHNRFHNLDGQLSTYTHLRFLDLSHNRLSHLPTGLPRSLWNLYASFNRLQLLDKNDTVYQWNLRMLDLSYNKLERAIFINNTLINLCMLNLSHNHFRTLPTNLPAQLETIDLSHNLLVKVLAGSLDRLIRLTHFYLHANSFASLPYGLFDKLVSLKVITLGDNPWDCHLYADVAYLLSWSQRTPVHILGCPCHTQPVCGELRPSRTGGWHFASYNLPPLAASAQDQGSMPPEEASVTDWWYLSVSSMLSTPNTSEEILNTQHNNFRTTPISPLAPRSTGKHRTINHLSVAEHMLHPDSHLVSGTTADSLHTTDISSVSDTSFITSTPNRADTTPATGRYITTESSTTQTKRTTTLRTRSVRRQNPSSPRGISNSSPAHATCSLHTLLHNLVLLFLILQPVL